A DNA window from Sulfitobacter noctilucicola contains the following coding sequences:
- a CDS encoding alpha/beta fold hydrolase codes for MPVKTVHCIGTSDRSADEIWAVAAEFAAPWHPMIDWMALEPASGGRIIRRFAAKGDDQVVREQLTYLSHSDRIFAYTALEGITGADRYDAWLQISDDGTGSRLNWSADIDAEATRARQIAQGTEAVFKAGIEALASGPLKRSKNRSLPDPVKTTTTQIAGSPSLAVTTLRRKYPDSKVLCLFLHGIGGNRSNWDTQVSALGSMMPMASLDLRGYGDSELGAAQSTLQDYFDDIDRVMDHFGAEKLVLCGLSYGAWIAASYALQKPERMAGLVLCGGCTGMSEASTEARDAFRNARQVPLDAGQTPADFADAVLAVIAGPDATTEVRATLHASMAAIPSATYRDALTCFTNPPAALAFDSADFPVLMMTGEHDRLAPPTEIREVSKRFAASAAPFVQFEVVAGAGHVCNLEAPAQVNRHLHKFLSLFAEPPAPSAKQARQAAKRARILDAALREFSLNGYSGTSMQAIAERAEVSKPTLYQYIGQKDAILRAVLETGRETILAPFTEAQTHTMARVLWQFSWAYARHVLRPDHLAVARLMIGEAERVPEVVKQFNDTGPARTLSGIAAYLTDRRDAGHLIFDDAYVAAEHLWSLILSGPRNHALYFPQDVADDDTLHRSITNGLRVFLRAYAKDVEGELATLDKISEDGPL; via the coding sequence ATGCCCGTCAAAACTGTTCATTGTATCGGCACCTCTGATCGCTCTGCTGACGAAATATGGGCGGTGGCCGCCGAATTCGCCGCCCCGTGGCACCCGATGATCGACTGGATGGCGCTGGAGCCCGCGTCAGGCGGCAGGATCATCAGGCGCTTTGCAGCCAAGGGTGACGATCAGGTGGTGCGCGAACAACTGACCTATCTCAGTCACAGCGATCGTATCTTCGCCTATACCGCGCTTGAGGGGATCACCGGGGCGGACCGTTACGACGCGTGGTTGCAGATCAGCGATGACGGCACCGGTTCACGCTTAAACTGGTCGGCGGATATCGACGCAGAGGCGACGCGCGCACGTCAGATCGCGCAGGGCACCGAAGCAGTTTTTAAGGCCGGAATAGAAGCTTTGGCGTCCGGCCCGCTGAAGCGGAGCAAAAACCGTTCTTTGCCGGATCCCGTCAAGACGACCACAACCCAGATAGCGGGCTCTCCCTCCCTCGCAGTGACGACACTCCGGCGGAAATACCCGGACAGTAAGGTTTTGTGCCTTTTCCTGCATGGTATTGGCGGCAACCGCAGCAACTGGGACACCCAAGTATCCGCCTTGGGAAGTATGATGCCGATGGCGTCTTTGGACCTGCGCGGCTACGGCGACAGCGAGCTTGGCGCGGCGCAATCCACTCTTCAGGATTATTTCGACGATATTGATCGAGTCATGGACCACTTCGGAGCGGAAAAGCTGGTGCTTTGCGGCCTTAGCTACGGCGCTTGGATTGCGGCGAGCTACGCGCTGCAAAAGCCGGAACGGATGGCGGGTCTGGTGCTTTGCGGCGGATGCACCGGCATGTCCGAAGCATCAACTGAGGCCAGAGACGCCTTTCGAAATGCGCGGCAAGTGCCACTGGATGCCGGACAAACGCCTGCCGACTTTGCAGATGCAGTTCTGGCCGTGATTGCCGGACCTGATGCCACGACCGAGGTCCGCGCAACACTGCACGCATCTATGGCGGCGATCCCTTCTGCCACTTACCGCGACGCGCTGACCTGTTTTACGAACCCTCCTGCCGCACTTGCATTCGACAGCGCCGATTTTCCGGTCCTGATGATGACAGGTGAACATGACCGGCTTGCCCCGCCAACAGAAATCCGCGAGGTCAGCAAGCGTTTTGCCGCCAGCGCCGCGCCATTTGTCCAGTTCGAGGTGGTCGCGGGGGCCGGTCATGTCTGCAACCTCGAAGCGCCGGCGCAGGTGAACCGGCATTTGCACAAGTTTCTCTCGCTTTTCGCAGAGCCGCCGGCCCCGTCTGCAAAGCAAGCGCGGCAAGCTGCGAAACGCGCTCGCATTCTGGACGCTGCACTGCGTGAATTTTCCCTTAACGGCTATTCAGGCACCTCTATGCAGGCGATAGCGGAGCGTGCAGAAGTATCAAAGCCGACGCTTTACCAGTATATTGGTCAGAAAGACGCAATCCTTCGTGCCGTGCTTGAGACAGGGCGTGAGACGATCCTTGCCCCCTTTACGGAGGCGCAAACGCACACAATGGCGCGTGTACTGTGGCAGTTTTCATGGGCTTATGCGCGCCACGTACTACGACCGGATCACCTTGCTGTTGCACGCCTGATGATTGGTGAGGCAGAGCGGGTGCCGGAAGTCGTCAAGCAGTTCAATGACACGGGACCAGCGCGCACGCTAAGCGGCATCGCGGCCTATCTTACAGACCGGCGGGATGCGGGCCATTTGATTTTTGATGATGCGTATGTGGCGGCTGAACATCTGTGGTCGCTGATCTTATCAGGACCGCGCAATCACGCGCTGTATTTCCCGCAGGACGTTGCCGATGACGATACGTTGCACCGCTCCATTACAAACGGCTTGCGCGTGTTCCTTCGCGCTTATGCAAAGGATGTCGAGGGGGAACTGGCCACCCTCGATAAGATATCCGAAGATGGACCGCTTTAA
- a CDS encoding GNAT family N-acetyltransferase translates to MVDIAYARPEEREEIAQFMNTVFKRAKWDIDGWRRLLAGRWCGPEGRYAIAVRDEGRLIGVLGLVYADRMTTGGRRTTADMTSWYVLGDYRGQGIGQKMLALATSDPEVTVTNFSSAKAAVSVLVNAGLTVLDKERLVWHPRTPEAGFKLHDDPLSLGDRISEKDRKVVADHQGLRLRHLTVETPDGLVTLVVYPQKKHDEYTTHEIMYLGNQPLFARYAAQIAAAVLPSEGAILSLDRRFAAPGIECDEVREFATPRYCQPGLLAPSEIDMLYSECVLLNIKIH, encoded by the coding sequence ATGGTTGATATCGCCTACGCCCGCCCCGAAGAGCGCGAAGAGATCGCGCAATTCATGAATACTGTTTTTAAACGGGCGAAATGGGACATTGATGGCTGGCGCAGATTGCTGGCCGGTCGGTGGTGTGGACCGGAAGGACGCTATGCCATCGCCGTTCGTGACGAAGGGCGGCTGATCGGAGTACTGGGTCTCGTCTATGCAGACCGGATGACGACCGGGGGACGGCGCACAACGGCGGATATGACCTCATGGTATGTCCTAGGCGATTATCGCGGACAGGGGATCGGGCAGAAGATGCTCGCGCTTGCCACTTCCGATCCTGAGGTGACTGTTACGAACTTCTCATCTGCCAAGGCAGCGGTGAGCGTATTGGTCAACGCCGGACTTACAGTGCTGGATAAGGAACGTCTGGTTTGGCACCCACGCACGCCCGAGGCGGGGTTCAAGCTGCATGATGATCCGCTCAGTTTGGGGGATCGTATCAGTGAAAAGGACCGGAAAGTGGTGGCCGACCATCAGGGATTGCGTTTGCGGCACCTGACGGTTGAAACGCCGGACGGTCTGGTCACGCTGGTCGTCTATCCGCAAAAGAAACACGATGAGTATACCACGCATGAGATCATGTATCTGGGTAATCAACCGTTGTTTGCCCGCTATGCTGCACAGATCGCCGCAGCGGTTCTGCCGAGTGAAGGCGCGATTCTGTCGCTTGACCGTCGCTTTGCCGCACCGGGGATTGAATGTGATGAAGTCCGCGAGTTTGCGACGCCCCGATACTGTCAGCCCGGTCTTTTGGCCCCGTCTGAGATCGATATGTTGTATTCTGAATGCGTCTTGCTGAACATCAAGATCCACTGA
- the edd gene encoding phosphogluconate dehydratase: MTVNATLLEITDRIIDRSGPSRSAYLDRMRAAEGKGPSRAHLSCSGQAHAYAAAGEDQETLATGTGGNLGIVTAYNDMLSAHQPFETYPDVLRKAARSVGGTAQVAGGVPAMCDGVTQGEAGMELSLFSRDVIAMAAGVALSHNTFDAAVFLGVCDKIVPGLVIGAQVFGHLPAVFLPAGPMTSGLANDDKAMVRQKFAAGECGRDELMKAEMAAYHGPGTCTFYGTANTNQMLMEFMGLHLPGSSFVTPNTGMREALTAEGAKRALSLSALGNNYTPVCDILDEKAFVNGMVGLMATGGSTNLLIHLVAMARAGGIILTPEDFSEVSDLVPLLARVYPNGLADVNHFHAAGGLGYLIGELLGGGLLHPDTKTVAGEGLENYTQEPFLQDGELTWRPGTKESLNTKIVSPLTEPFQKTGGLKRLSGSLGTGVIKVSAVKPEFHVIEAPARVFHTQEDAKAAFKAGELTDDVIVVVRFQGPKANGMPELHSLTPMLAILQGRGQKVALVTDGRMSGASGKVPAAIHVCPEAVDGGPIAQVRDGDMLRVDAVAGTLENLAPDAADRPLATADLSGGHAGTGRELFVPFRTAVGAADDGACVFGW; the protein is encoded by the coding sequence ATGACCGTGAACGCCACACTTCTTGAGATCACCGACCGTATCATCGACCGCAGCGGCCCGAGCCGTTCTGCCTATCTTGACCGGATGCGTGCCGCAGAAGGCAAAGGGCCGTCGCGCGCGCATCTGTCGTGCAGCGGTCAGGCCCATGCCTATGCTGCTGCGGGCGAGGATCAGGAAACACTGGCCACCGGCACCGGAGGCAACCTTGGCATTGTAACCGCCTACAATGACATGCTGTCGGCGCACCAACCGTTCGAGACATATCCAGACGTCCTGCGCAAAGCGGCGCGTAGCGTGGGCGGCACCGCCCAAGTTGCGGGCGGGGTGCCTGCGATGTGTGATGGCGTCACGCAAGGTGAGGCGGGTATGGAGCTGAGCCTGTTCTCCCGTGATGTAATCGCCATGGCGGCGGGAGTTGCGCTTAGCCACAACACATTCGATGCGGCTGTTTTTCTGGGTGTGTGCGACAAGATCGTTCCCGGCCTTGTGATTGGTGCGCAAGTCTTTGGCCATCTGCCTGCTGTTTTCCTGCCTGCAGGGCCGATGACAAGCGGCTTGGCTAACGATGACAAGGCGATGGTACGTCAGAAATTTGCCGCGGGGGAGTGTGGCCGCGATGAACTGATGAAAGCAGAGATGGCTGCCTATCACGGTCCGGGCACCTGCACATTCTACGGCACCGCGAATACCAACCAGATGTTGATGGAATTCATGGGTTTGCACTTGCCCGGTTCAAGTTTTGTGACCCCCAACACAGGTATGCGAGAAGCCCTGACTGCCGAAGGGGCAAAACGTGCGTTGTCACTGTCCGCGCTGGGCAACAATTACACACCGGTCTGCGATATTCTGGATGAGAAGGCTTTCGTAAACGGGATGGTCGGGCTGATGGCGACAGGGGGGTCCACCAACCTGCTGATCCATCTCGTCGCAATGGCGCGTGCGGGCGGGATCATCCTTACACCTGAAGATTTTTCCGAAGTGTCCGATCTGGTGCCGCTGCTGGCACGGGTTTATCCGAACGGTCTGGCGGATGTGAACCACTTCCACGCTGCAGGGGGTCTGGGATATCTTATTGGTGAATTGCTGGGTGGTGGCTTGTTGCACCCTGATACCAAAACGGTCGCGGGCGAGGGGCTTGAGAACTATACTCAAGAGCCGTTCTTGCAAGATGGCGAGCTGACATGGCGCCCCGGCACGAAGGAAAGCCTGAATACCAAAATCGTAAGCCCGCTGACGGAGCCGTTCCAGAAGACCGGCGGCCTAAAGCGGTTGAGTGGATCATTGGGTACGGGCGTCATCAAGGTGTCAGCCGTAAAGCCCGAATTCCACGTGATCGAAGCGCCTGCGCGTGTCTTCCACACGCAAGAAGACGCGAAGGCCGCGTTCAAGGCCGGAGAGCTGACCGATGATGTTATCGTTGTCGTGCGTTTTCAGGGGCCGAAAGCCAACGGGATGCCGGAGCTTCACAGCCTCACGCCGATGTTGGCAATTTTGCAAGGACGTGGACAAAAGGTGGCGCTGGTCACAGATGGCCGCATGTCGGGTGCATCCGGCAAGGTCCCTGCGGCGATCCATGTCTGCCCCGAAGCTGTTGACGGCGGACCAATCGCACAGGTGCGTGACGGGGATATGCTGCGCGTAGATGCTGTTGCTGGAACGCTTGAGAACCTGGCACCCGATGCGGCTGACCGTCCTTTGGCGACGGCCGATCTGAGCGGGGGCCACGCAGGAACAGGGCGCGAATTGTTTGTGCCTTTCCGTACAGCGGTTGGCGCAGCTGATGATGGCGCATGTGTCTTTGGATGGTAA
- a CDS encoding polysaccharide deacetylase family protein, with amino-acid sequence MATWDDLEAELDLWHAAGEQPTFWWRDDDAEAPTDALGRLIALTGRHNAPLHLAVIPVAIDRGLAPMLKAAPHVWSTQHGFAHKNHEPKGMRASEVGVSRDLDLIHADLRTGWQRMQAAELPNLIPVIVPPWTRIGEQVLPHLNGWGYPVLSTFDRRPCPAPVAGLTHYNAHIEPLRWRPDARFAGEEKTLAQCVTHLRQRRTEGDASEPTGLLTHHLQTPDEVWDFCDALVTRLNHKNRVRWITLNDEMKEQSHG; translated from the coding sequence ATGGCAACTTGGGACGATCTAGAGGCAGAGCTTGATCTGTGGCATGCCGCAGGGGAGCAGCCGACATTCTGGTGGCGTGATGACGATGCAGAGGCACCGACCGATGCTTTGGGCCGCTTGATCGCTCTGACCGGGCGCCATAACGCGCCGCTGCATCTGGCCGTGATTCCAGTGGCCATTGATCGTGGCCTTGCTCCGATGCTGAAAGCAGCGCCGCATGTATGGTCAACGCAACACGGCTTTGCCCACAAAAACCACGAGCCCAAAGGCATGCGTGCTTCAGAGGTCGGTGTGTCGCGCGATCTGGACCTGATCCACGCCGATCTTCGCACCGGCTGGCAGCGGATGCAGGCGGCCGAATTACCGAACCTGATACCGGTTATTGTGCCACCGTGGACCCGTATCGGAGAGCAGGTTCTGCCGCACCTGAACGGTTGGGGCTATCCTGTGCTGTCTACTTTTGATCGTCGGCCCTGTCCGGCACCTGTTGCGGGCCTTACGCACTATAACGCCCACATCGAACCTTTGCGCTGGCGCCCCGATGCGCGTTTTGCCGGCGAGGAAAAGACGCTTGCGCAATGCGTCACCCATCTGCGGCAGCGCCGCACCGAAGGAGACGCGTCCGAACCGACCGGCCTGTTGACCCACCACCTCCAGACCCCTGACGAAGTTTGGGATTTTTGCGATGCGCTGGTCACGCGGCTGAACCACAAAAACCGCGTGCGGTGGATAACATTGAACGATGAAATGAAAGAGCAGTCCCATGGTTGA
- the eda gene encoding bifunctional 4-hydroxy-2-oxoglutarate aldolase/2-dehydro-3-deoxy-phosphogluconate aldolase has protein sequence MTSNTHSVETRKLCALAPIIPVLVVDDVAHARPLAEALVRGGLPVLEVTLRTPAALDVIAEMAKVEGGHVGAGTLVTPADVTAAKNAGATFGVSPGATDALLDATEAAGMPMLPGAATASEAMRLLARGYDMLKFFPAEASGGVPALKGIGGPLPQITFCPTGGINPDNAAGYLAQPNVLCAGGSWVAPGELVKAGAWDQIEALARAASQLPR, from the coding sequence ATGACTTCGAACACTCACTCAGTAGAGACCCGAAAATTATGTGCTCTGGCTCCGATCATTCCGGTGCTGGTTGTTGATGACGTGGCGCACGCCCGCCCTCTGGCCGAAGCGCTGGTGCGTGGCGGTTTGCCGGTGCTTGAAGTCACGCTGCGCACGCCTGCTGCATTGGATGTCATCGCAGAGATGGCAAAGGTCGAGGGTGGTCATGTGGGCGCAGGCACCTTGGTGACACCTGCCGACGTGACCGCAGCCAAGAACGCAGGGGCCACCTTTGGCGTGTCGCCCGGTGCCACGGATGCGCTGCTTGATGCGACGGAGGCAGCTGGCATGCCGATGCTGCCGGGAGCCGCGACCGCGTCCGAGGCGATGCGCCTGCTGGCGCGGGGATACGACATGCTGAAGTTCTTTCCCGCAGAAGCCTCTGGCGGCGTGCCTGCGTTGAAGGGCATCGGCGGGCCGCTGCCGCAGATCACGTTTTGTCCGACAGGCGGGATCAACCCCGACAACGCGGCCGGTTATCTGGCGCAGCCGAATGTTCTATGCGCAGGCGGAAGCTGGGTTGCACCGGGCGAGCTGGTCAAGGCAGGGGCCTGGGACCAGATCGAAGCGCTGGCACGCGCAGCAAGCCAGCTGCCGCGTTAA
- a CDS encoding acyl-CoA dehydrogenase family protein: MSSFHDYYNTQDWDPEFLRMMELVNELGRTRFAERAVQVDKDASFPTANYEDFAEHGFLRLVIPKEFGGFGFSLGQYAMIGSEIGKYCGATALTFNMHTSSMMWSRFMYELPNLTDADRAAFAPLRERQFRNVVEDNAIYSQPISEGGTNWTSKPIQTNCKKVDGGWLINGFKKFASLAGHCDYYSIVCTEHFEGVEPRHEDTMNFAVHKDTPGLQVVGEWDPIGMRGTHSKDLILKDVFVKEEEMMMPQGMFVRTLPQWPHMMATLTPAYMGIAQGAYDYTVAYLSGKVDGLPPIDRRIYPTKRATVAKMYQKLTEMRTLWHTAFSEARGYPSKAQVMRLYAAQYAVMEGVQEMTALAIRTCGGQSMLKSLPLERMYRDSRCGALMLPYTTEIMEDYLSIMTLYDMDEIDNVSDATASARVSLWRPDTEFLAAQAAE; this comes from the coding sequence ATGAGCAGTTTTCACGATTATTACAACACGCAGGACTGGGACCCAGAATTCCTGCGCATGATGGAGCTGGTGAACGAGCTGGGCCGGACCCGCTTTGCGGAGCGTGCGGTGCAGGTGGATAAGGATGCAAGCTTCCCTACCGCCAATTATGAAGACTTTGCCGAGCATGGATTTCTGCGACTGGTGATCCCCAAAGAATTTGGCGGTTTTGGTTTCTCACTGGGTCAATACGCAATGATCGGATCGGAGATCGGCAAGTACTGCGGGGCCACGGCGCTGACGTTCAACATGCACACGTCGTCTATGATGTGGTCGCGGTTTATGTATGAATTGCCCAATCTCACCGACGCCGACCGCGCCGCATTCGCCCCCTTGCGCGAACGCCAGTTTCGCAACGTGGTCGAAGACAATGCAATCTACTCACAGCCCATTTCAGAAGGCGGCACCAACTGGACATCCAAACCGATCCAGACCAATTGCAAAAAGGTTGATGGCGGTTGGTTGATCAACGGATTCAAGAAATTCGCCTCGCTTGCCGGACACTGTGACTACTACTCCATCGTCTGCACAGAACATTTCGAAGGGGTTGAGCCGCGCCACGAGGACACGATGAACTTTGCCGTTCACAAGGACACACCCGGTTTGCAGGTGGTTGGCGAATGGGATCCCATCGGGATGCGTGGCACCCACTCCAAGGACCTGATCCTCAAAGATGTTTTCGTCAAAGAAGAAGAGATGATGATGCCGCAGGGGATGTTCGTGCGCACCCTGCCACAATGGCCGCATATGATGGCAACACTGACGCCCGCATACATGGGCATCGCGCAGGGGGCCTACGACTATACCGTTGCATACCTCAGCGGAAAGGTTGACGGGCTGCCCCCGATTGACCGACGCATCTATCCGACGAAACGCGCGACGGTCGCAAAGATGTACCAAAAGCTGACAGAGATGCGGACCCTATGGCATACTGCTTTTTCCGAAGCGCGAGGCTATCCCAGCAAGGCACAAGTCATGCGGCTGTATGCGGCGCAATACGCTGTGATGGAGGGTGTGCAAGAGATGACGGCGCTGGCCATCCGCACCTGTGGCGGACAGTCGATGCTAAAATCACTCCCGCTCGAACGGATGTACCGCGACAGCCGGTGCGGCGCGTTGATGCTTCCTTACACCACTGAAATCATGGAAGATTACCTCAGCATAATGACGCTTTATGATATGGATGAAATTGACAATGTGAGCGATGCAACAGCCAGCGCTCGGGTCTCGCTCTGGCGACCGGATACCGAATTTCTTGCGGCGCAAGCTGCCGAGTAG
- a CDS encoding peptidase M29 yields MMQEVPEGKWIASFKRVFALNGIGEGTEVAIVAETQSRPVLAQLAGLALYDLGAVYSTIMLPSAPQTAPVPVKSTGTSDAIQHKRHVIEALKCVEVIVDVTVEGLIHAEEMAEIEQAGTRLLVICNEHPEILERTEPRAELGPKVALGIEMLRDAAEMRVTSAAGTDLAIDIRDAPCGGTPGFSTRPGAVDHWPGGLCLCFPGENAVNGTVVMNTGDMNLTFKDYLRDPVRMIVEKDYITDIQGDNLDADLFRAYLSAWDDPKAYGFSHVGWGMNPHARWESLALYDKGDIQGTEFRAWAGNFLWSTGSNQYAGRFTLGHFDLPMRGCTISLDGTPVVIDGTLQGDLA; encoded by the coding sequence ATGATGCAAGAAGTCCCTGAAGGTAAATGGATTGCCTCTTTCAAGCGTGTCTTCGCGCTGAACGGGATTGGCGAAGGGACAGAGGTCGCTATTGTCGCCGAAACCCAGTCCCGCCCCGTTCTGGCGCAGCTTGCGGGTCTGGCGCTCTATGATCTGGGCGCGGTGTATTCCACAATCATGCTGCCCAGCGCGCCGCAAACTGCACCAGTTCCCGTAAAATCCACCGGCACGAGTGATGCGATACAGCACAAGCGGCATGTGATCGAAGCGCTCAAATGCGTCGAGGTCATCGTCGATGTGACCGTCGAAGGATTGATCCACGCGGAAGAGATGGCTGAGATCGAGCAGGCTGGCACACGGCTGCTGGTCATCTGTAATGAACATCCCGAAATACTTGAGCGCACCGAACCACGTGCTGAATTGGGGCCGAAGGTCGCGCTGGGGATCGAGATGCTGCGCGATGCCGCTGAAATGCGTGTCACATCTGCGGCAGGCACGGATCTGGCCATCGACATTCGCGATGCTCCATGCGGTGGCACGCCCGGCTTTTCCACACGCCCAGGTGCCGTTGATCACTGGCCCGGAGGGTTATGCCTGTGTTTCCCCGGTGAGAACGCAGTGAATGGCACTGTGGTGATGAACACCGGCGACATGAACCTCACGTTCAAAGACTACCTGCGCGACCCGGTCCGTATGATTGTCGAGAAGGATTACATTACTGACATCCAAGGCGATAATCTGGATGCCGACCTTTTTCGCGCATACCTCTCCGCGTGGGACGATCCCAAGGCTTACGGCTTTTCGCATGTGGGCTGGGGCATGAACCCCCATGCCCGTTGGGAGAGCCTTGCCCTTTATGACAAGGGCGACATCCAGGGAACCGAATTCCGCGCGTGGGCCGGAAATTTCCTGTGGTCCACAGGGTCCAACCAATACGCAGGTCGCTTTACGCTGGGACATTTCGATTTGCCCATGCGCGGCTGCACCATTTCCCTAGACGGCACGCCAGTCGTGATCGACGGCACACTCCAAGGAGACCTCGCATGA